One Eurosta solidaginis isolate ZX-2024a chromosome 1, ASM4086904v1, whole genome shotgun sequence genomic window, ttttatagcgttcttaaaatcaaaattagagggtaaagctcgtgaagcaataccaacacaagtagcttcagtcaacgaaattaaaacagctctacgtaataggatcaaaccagacaactcgaaagttgtagcagggagaattgcagcgttacATGTTAGCGGTAATAATTATACAgactttgccaaaaaagttgaagatttagctgactcacttgagcggtctcttattattgaagggatcactcaaacaaaggctcatgaaatggcagtcgaacaaactgttaacgtgtgtcgtctaaatgcaaaatccaatttagtaaaaaccattttagcctcaacgccatttactgatccgaaagacgtagtagcaaaattaattgtagaacaaaacaatgaagtaactgaacgtcaggttttagcttttcgatcacgtggtaacagtacatttaggaatccacgtggtagttatcgaggtttttacccaaaccgtggctatactggttatagaaacaataattcatgttcatacaatagtaactataacgataacaataatcaaagatataggaattataacggaaatagatatcagaataatcacaataataatacgcgtcccAATACCAACCCTAacccaaacaatagtaacaatagaaacaacaattcaagatcctcaaacggtagaggtcgaaacgcaaacgttcgcgctttaaacgccagcgcccctcaggagcgaacactgagggaggacgaactaagccagtaagcgaacttccctcaccaataaacatctattgtttaaatttaaattactctgattttatagaattacaactaaacgagtcacaaaaattttgttctttcctaatagacactcaagccgacatttccttaataaaaatatcatgtctagacagtaacATTTCATTAAacacgaacgacattattaacattaccggtgtcacttccaattcagtttccactttaggtaaaattacagcaaatttaaatttttcaaacttttctattaaacatactttacacgtagtaaatgaagactttaatattccatccgatggcatactgggtaaagattttctgaaaattaacaaatgcattattaattatgaaagaactagtatttccttttgggtaggtaatgaaaaagtcgcgataccaatcctataCGGAACAGAacgcgacagttgtatcattccaccaagatgtgaaatattcagactttttgatttaggagattcacccgagccacttttcgtggactcgcaggaaatcgaaaaaggtgttttcacagcgaggtgcattgttaattccagtaaaccaataattaaagtcataaataccacggatgatataaagtatgtgaaaagtaaCAGCATtcgaacagaaaaactttcaaactataatgtttatacaattaacaagacagaaaaagaagacaaatgtacgaaaaaactaatttcgattttaaaaaatcaaatacctcaacatgctcatagtaaactaattgacctttgcatagattatgccgacattttcgctcttgacacggacaaatgactttaaataacttttacgagcaaaaattaagactgacaaacaacgaaccggtatatgttaaaaactatagattgccatactctcaacgcgaagaaataaatcgcaagtaaataaactattagacaatgatttgattgaagccagttattcgaattacaatagtcctttgattgtagtcccaaagaaagatacaaataGTCAAAAAGCATaccgtatgtgcgtagattttcgcgcagtaaacaaaaaactcattgctgataaatttccactagctagagttgacgatattttagacaatctcggtagagcaaagtatttttccacattagatctttttacaggatttcaccaaatccccttgcatcctgactctcgggatattacgtctttcagcactgaccgtggcgcatttagatggaaagtgcttccattcggcttaaatatagcacctaactcattctcacgaatgatgaccatagctttttcgggtataccacccaatgtagcatttttgtacgtcgacgatattatcgtcatagggtgtagcgaagcacaccacactaaaaatctttcaaaagtcttcgatacttgtagatctttcaatctcaaacttaacccaaataaatgcaactttttacgaccagaagttacatttttaggtcataaatgctcagccaaaggtttgttgccagacgactctaagataaacgcaattaaaaaatatacaaaaccgactgacaaagacgcggtacgacgattcgtcgcgtttgcaaactattacagacggtttatacctaattttgcgtctctggcagcgcctctaaatcgattaagcagaaaaagagttgaatttgtatgggatgttgaatGCGAAAGAGCAttcttatctttgaaagcagcgttactttcaccaaaattacttcaatatccagattttactaaacaattcattatcacTGTTGATGCTgtcacaactggatgtggcgctattttaagtcaagaacagcaaggtagggatttaccaatttgtttcgcttctaaagcatttaataaagctcaacagaaaaaacctattatagaattagagcttttagctatttactttgcaatcaagcaatttcgaccatatgtgtatggtacccatttcattgtaaaatcagaccatagacctctagtatacttattcaacatgaaaggcccatcttcaaaactttccagaataagactggaactatctgaatataactttactattgtatatataaaatgtaaatcaaacgtttgtgctgatgcactatcgcgtataacactcgatgagattaaagaatctaataaacaaattttggcagtacagacaagagccatgacgaAAAAGGCaatcgacaaaaatttacataggaaaacagacaaaaacgacgaaaaacaacttactttacatgtctacgacaaattttcattcaatttttcaaaaaaaagtcccacgaataagatctgcaattacgtacgataaaaacaataaaacaacaaatttaagaatttttgcgcatattaaatataagaaactcgagttacttagttttgagcttgttaacgaaataatgactttagagaaattactttcgaggcttgaatcagaagccggcaaacgcaaaattaagaagATTGAATGgtctaaaaacgatattatgttcgaacattacacaattacaaatttcaaaaatattggaaataaaattttaaaatcattagaaattatactaacagatccagtggagacagtaacagatgaaaatacaaaattaaaacttatgaaaatataccataatgatcccatttccggtggacattgcggaataaaaggctttacgcaaaattgcgaacaaaattttattggaagaacatgactcgtgatatatcgaaatatatcaaaaattgtaaggattgtctcttaaacaaggttaaacctaaaacaaaagaaaaacttgttttaacaccaactccttgtaaaccatttgatgtattagtaattgacacaataggacccctacctgagtccaaatatggtaacaagttcgcacttaccatgatttgcgacatgactaaatatctggtaacagtcgctgtaccagacaaatcggcaaaaacaatcgcttcagctatttttgaaggattcattttaacatacggcacaatgaatgccataaaatcagatttaggtactgaatttaaaaacgaattatttgaagaattaactaaacttttaaatatccaacataatttttcaactgcataccatcatgaaactgttggcacgattgaacgtaatcatagagtttttaatgaatacttacgtgcatatctaaaagacactttttctgattgggatgtttatctaaaatattttaccttcctacacaacactacgagtagcacagttttcgacaatcaatttccGCCTTACGaattagtctttgggaaaaaggcaactttgcctaatgaattgacaaaagaaacagttgacccaatttataatgtcgaaaactatgccaaagaagttatgtttaggatgcagaaaacgcacaaaatggcacaaaatctaattaataaaaataaattacaaagtaaaaatctttacgataaaacggcactacctttaattgtaaaaatcggagataaagtacttttacaaaaagaaccacaccataaacacgaaaatatttatcaaggtccgtttacaataaccaaaattaacgaacccaatgtaactattttcgatgaagtcaaaaacaaagaaaaagtggtacataaaaaccgcctaagtaaagtaaattaacattactttaatactctcactaaactttaaatttgattgaaaagcaaatccaaaatttacttactagCACTTAAGCAGCCATgaaggcttaaaaactgttaaaccaaaaagcaaaaagagaaaatacgaattttgtatactcaaaaaaaaaactttcttataaaattgtatgtaacacataaattaaaaatctaatatgtaatacaaaatataaaactttaaactgaatatgtaaaacacaaatatttacaaaaaacagaaacattcaacatatttcgtcataaatgaaaatatatacctttcatttaagttacaatgaactataaaatgtaactaaaatttaactatgcgatgtataaaatctttttttcaattattaataaaaatggttccgaaccaacgaattaaaaaagggaggtacaccctaatataaatatatattcgtttgttcgcaacaatttttataagttatgaCAAAAGAAGAATGTGaaaaaattgatcactttgtcaattcttcttttccccaaaaagggtgatgtgaGGATAAAATTCCCCAAATTAACTTTTcaataatcatctggcaacatcgtaacattgttgctcacaatgatatttaattgtgaatgttacaaataaaatgaatacaacACAACACATTATGGCATGATCCATTGTAATATAGTATGTAAGAGTgaataagatatatgtggggtgaaacacgAAAAATGACGGGCAATGATGACATCGGcattcatgtttcaccgccatcataaTTTTTCCAGCAACTTGACGAGCAAGACGTGCTCAAGTTTGTACGTGATTTATTAAAACGAATTGTTTctttaataaaaagtattttaaattttttattaaaaagtgtaGTCGACTTTTTTAATGCGACGCCCTCCAAGAATAGTGTGGAGGCAATCGAGGGTGAGTTTCGTGCGGCTAGCGAAGCCGTACTCAACATTATAACGAAaattaacgtaactattttcgatgaagttacaaaaaaagaaaaagaagtacacaaaaatcgacttaTAAAAGTAGAGTAACATTTTATACCAACatagaaaaatccaaaattttctaatatttttattgctaacataaatagcaagaattgttaaatagccaagaaggcataaaaactataaaacaaaaaaaaaaaaaaaccacaaacacTAATGCAATGTAATGTTAACGACAATAAATGTATAGAATAATCCCTATGCATTCCAGTAAATTGATTtatgtacaaacaaaaaaaaaaagaaacatgcaTACAGCCAATAAGGCAGAACAAAAATctatatttaaaacaaatttttaacatGTACTTTATTTGTCAatataaattgaagaaaatgaaaattcataaacaaactgtattatacataaaaaaaaaaaaacagacataaaacaaaaaaaaaaacacaaacaacaatgTAATGTTAGATAATAAAAGTAAGTTTACTTAGCCATAAAATTGGTCCGAACTAACGAATTACAAAAAAGAAAGGTGCACCCTAATATTCGttcgttcgaaacaattgataacaTAAAAAGATGTATCTGACAAATGAAATGTGATCGATCCATTTGCCAAATTCACTCTTTTTTTAAGGAAGGATGATGTAAGGATAAACTAACCTTCACATCCGTTTAAAATAATATAAGCTATGTGCATGCAGCTttagttgtatttgacaggcgcgggcagttggcaacgcgaatGTTAAATGCAGCTACGGCTCACGTCACCGAGATAAAAAAATGATATAGACATTCCAATATTCGCATACTTTAACTTCGGTTGTGTTTTTGCTAATCGTTAAGATTGTAgtaataaagaaaattaaaacaaGTTGTATCTTTCGATTTTAATTTGTACGTCGACGAAAACGTCCGACACGTTAACCGTGTTTAGAACAACCAAGTTGGCGAAgatttggaggcggcgccctccaagacgCTCAACGCTATAGAGGATTTAACAGGTGGGAAAAACTCAACATAACCTATAAGCATTGAGTTTACAGGCGCATCTCTTTTCTTTGGACTTTCCTTGCATTTGTTGAAACTATATGGCAAGCTATGCTTAAGAAGATTTGTTTTCGAAGGTTGGCACCCCATGCATGAGAAGCCATGTTAAACCAATGTTCAGTTACGTTGGATGATgcaataaaatgtaaggcgcgataacctccgaagagatctaaggccgtgcttctcttccaatttgcgtcgtgctcctcttgatttccccttggccggacgggacctacatgttttatgccgactccgaacggcatttgcaaggcagatgagttttcactgagagcttttcatgccagaaatacacccggagcgcttgccaaacactgccgagggtcgaccccgtttagaaaaattttcttctaatttaaaaaccttatttctaaaattttgatgttgctttgcttgccaggggtgcgaacccagggcatacggtgtggtaggcggagaacgctttcatcacaccacggtggccgccgtggatGATGCAATAATTCCATGTTATTTCATAAGCAAAATTACAGCATTCATATGTATTCGTttacctatgtacatatgtaatctGTTATGTTTGAATTCAATGAACAGTTTCATTTTGTCTTTTAGTCTGAAATAGATACGTGGAGAATCTGGAGTGCAAAGCTGGAAATACACTTCAGTGAAATCAATTGCACTGAAGACAACGCAAAAAAGGCGATTCTCTGAAAATCGATTGGTTCTGAACCATATATAACCTTTTGCACAATTTGTGCGCTCCAGAATTGCCGGTATCGCAATCGTTCAGAAACCCGTGTAGCATTTTGAACACACACTACACGCCACCACCATTATATTTAATGAGCGAAAAATGTTTCACCAATCAAAAAAATGTAGTGACGAATCAATATCTATGTGGTATGCTCGAGTAAAAAGGCCTACATATGCAATATCAAAAAGACGCCTTATGTTTTTAGATTAAGTGAAAGATTGTAAAATAATGAAAAGGCATTTGTTGCCCGGAAAACAAGTCGACCTGTTGGTCTTTATCTTTTGTAAATCGTTATAATACTACCGAGGATCACTAAATCTTGTAACTATAATTTAACATAAAGTTAAACTGGAGTTCGTCAGAACGGATaaataaagaatttataattgTAATACCACAACTTAaggttatttttttattgattacGGTAATCGAAAGTAAGTACCCTGCCCAACGTCTACCCTAAAGACGTAACTGGTGCAGTCGCGGCGAACCATTCgaaaaagaaatatataagaaagtgaaaaaattaaaagtgaTTAAAGCCGAAAAAAAATCtgctaaattaaaaattaattcggGCGGcaactcaaaataaaataaataaaaggacgGAATAAAGGAAAGTATTGAAGGCACGGTAATAATAGGCAAGCGATTTTTAATAAGCGAAGTAGAAATATTGGAGGCTaagattaaaaaaacaatttgtcCTGAAAAGATTGGTAGGCATAAGGGGCCTAGTAAACGTAGTATCAACAGCATACCATTGGCTGTTTGGATTAATAGATTATGAAGATAGGCAGGAAATTCTAGGATATTTAGAGATGCAAAAGCCAAATGATCATAATATAATAAAAGCAGTAAGCCAACAGATAACAATTAATAACCATTTTAACGATAGCAAAAATCTGATAGGGAAACAATACAGGAAGACAGGGAAAAAACAAGAGAGTAAGGCATAAGGATCAACCATATTTCCGAATTAACCCTTTGCAGAACGTTCATCCTTCTAATATAAAAAGACCATAGAAGTTCGCGAATTTACCTAACTTAAATCCCGATGATAACGATGATGATGATAGGCAGCCCATAATGGGGATGCCTGAAGCAGGaagagtaatttttttattacagtAACTAAAGAACATTTAAATTATAGAAAAGATACTCCTTTAAAGGACTTGAAACGAAGTCAAAATTGCATATTCATAACGTGTAAGATTATGATAAATTGTGATATTCATCGGCATGGCTACTGAACGAGCGCTTCTCTTTAGACTGCACAAATACTTCAAAGGAATGACCAGCATGGAAAAGCgactaccccagcgggttaggaggtcagAATATTCCtgccgtaggtatgcctgtcgtaagaggcgactaaaataccagattcaaggggctgtgtagcgcaatccttcaggttgccagcgcaatatatagcttctccaaacccaattgtaaacctcacctatccgcggcgaatcctgtttcactaacagacgaggctctggcgaccccaacctcctcatggaacttggttgtggggagggaggggatggcctgaaggtttaatgtggccacataaatcgttcccgagatggtcgggctagcaccttaaaggTGCTGTGGtagcggagcgtaccggatctatatccggcaaaggaccattacatcgataacactcccaaagcattcggggagcaaccttatcgctacaacaacaacaacaacatggaaaaGCGAATTTCTCATGTACATATTGGCTACCTGAAAAACGAGCGCTGctgaggaaaaaaaattattgcaactTTCCTGTGGCCGGGCGGACGTCAGGCACGAGATATAAGTCAGCAACCCTTTTCTTCTCACGCCCaaaattgctgatgataagtccACCATTGAAAGTGTGATCTTATACTTCCTATCGCTGGCTACTAGCACTAACTTTACAACTTTACTTTACAACATATGTCTACCATTGGGCGTGTGACCAAACACTCCACATAGTTTGCTataagctttaactttaacaacaacaatattgacTAAACCCGAAACTCACTTCCGTTCACTTCAACGCGCAACAATAAGAATTCTCAAGCACCAAACTACAGCTACATCGGCTAACATCAGCGGCTAGCGCAaacagttaggttaggttagagctaAGTTATATTGTTAGAATTCATTCTATAAAGAATCGTAATAAAAAGCACATGGCTCAACATAATAACTGTCGCGTGTTTTATTTACTGGCGCCCAACAAGGATTCACCAAATTTTACCTCAACCGGGATTTAACTCATCAGAACAAGGAAGTATCCGATAATGATCTGGCTGCTAATAATTATATTGTAAGAACAAAATTTGTGAATATTGCCAGTAttcttttaaatttattgatttgtagtgaaaaatttaaaaataaactagGAGAAGTGATACAAAAAACAATTGCATACGAAAACAATTATAAAatcaatatttgaaaattttagtgAACGCAATTTCCTTTTATTAAACgcacaattttaattaaatttaccaTCGAGCGCCCTAGCGTACTATACTTTACCTGAACGCCTGAACGGTTTTCGACCCTGCCttgctgtttttttgtttttgtttttgtggtaAACTCTCATAGCCCTATAATGGATGCTGAAGCATTTCAAGCCGCTATCGCGGAGCTCTTGAAAAATaatcagccttattgtaaacttcatgtgaataaatcaatcccatgaattttttatttcatgtgaatcaatccttatattcgaacttcgaatatgctattgtgaacatcactcatgttttgtttacaaatttttgcagaaaaaattgctgttgtgtagtcaaacgtttttatttttgcgttaaatattaCAATTGTATTAGATTAGTGATTAGGAGGATATTACGCGACAAGTGTAATCCCCTTGAATTACTCAATGCAAGGTAAACATGCaaataattatactcgtaaaccaaataaataatcgtgttttaactatttatacatagctttcaccaattgtatagaataaataagccggcgttcaaatatttgttggatGTATTAAACAGTGGTCTGCCGTGGCACGTAAACGTTTAGCAATAGACACAGTCGTAAAGCTTTCAGCTGCTCTAAGATTTTTTGGTGAAGGAGCATACCAAAAAGGAGTAGGGAGGCAAGTGGATGTTGGCTTATCGCAGTGAAGTTTTAGCCACGTCTTGTCTGAAGTATTGAATGTTTTTGAGGAGTGCCTTTGCAATCAGTGGATAAAATGGCCTACTAAAGACGAAATGCGTGAAATTGCTTTggattttcatcaacaatttaataTCCCAGGCATTAGTGGCTGCATAGATGGCCCACACGTTAGAATTATAGGCCCTAGGAATAATAAACACTTATATTATAAAGAAAGGGTTACTATAGTATGAATGTTTTGCTGGTAGATTGGTAAAATTTGTGTATGCTTTTACGCATGTTAATAATTTTATCTGCAGGTATGTGATAACAAAATGGCAATAAGATACGTCGATGCTACACACGCTGGAGCCTGCCATGACTCATTAATTTGGAATACAAGTGAATTAAGGGTTTCAATGGAGCAGGATTACTTGCTAGGCACTAGAAATGTTTGGCTGCtaggtaaaattttaatgaaatctgtaagtcccaaaatcaaattttgttcataGGCGACGCTGGATATCCACTGGAGCCTTGGTTGTTAACACCCCACAGTTCAGCGGAAGAGGGCTCCACAGAAAGCAAATTTATTTAATGAGGTTCATGCACGTGGACGTAACATTGTGGAAAGGACCAATGGCGTCTTAAAAAATAGATGGAGGTGTGTACTAGGAGCCAGGGAGCTACATTATTCGCCTAAGAAAGCAGCTCAAATTACTAATGTCTGTTGCGCGTTGCACAATATATGCTTAAAGTATCGGTGCGATGACGCACCTTTATTTCAAATAGAGCTTCTCAACCAGAAATTTCTGAACACGTGCAGTTTGAAGAATCTGAATCGCATTCATCATACCTCAATGAGGCTAAGCGTATTAGAGCAAATATAGGCAATTGCCTTATGtaaatttatgacaaaatgtttttataattgaatgacactcttcaaagaaatgtctgatttgtattagctcaaaagcggctttattgttaatcttgctttaccaatttgaaaaattaaagtacataaaattcattttttttacaaaaacgttcGAAACATTCTAATCAATGCCTAAGCATTTCTTTGCAGctagtattttcaaattttgaacctcgatttggctgtttataagtatgagtttacggtcaacttcaatttttctgagccgttcaatttccgaattgtggcgttttgtttcctttagtaaactgttttgaatattttgaaagttttcgaggccttggtttaattcctttaagtggccttctatttcagtatagtgatgactctggatttccaagccctttctgacgttgtcattcatttctttttgaacatctagttcaatgtttaatagctccgaagggttaatttttttgcgagtttgctggctggttttttgtgcaggcaaagcactttccctttgcgtgtcaccggcagtttcggtgctattttcgtCCAAGCTATTGTCCATGCAACTAAGTTCCACTTCAGAGTCCTCACTAGAGCTGCTGTCTTCATCACTACTGTTATTTTCACGTTGCTTACCAGTTGATTTCGTTGCATTCAAACCAAAAGGCTTGTCATCTTCGACACCTTCCGCAGCTGCTACTGACGCAGTTATATCCAAAATTGACTGTTCTAATACAGAAAAAACATGTTGCTTGCAAGGTCCTCCACCGGTCTTTttcctatttttggtattttcgacagccttgtttcgtacgtatcgtttttgatcaatccaaacctgtaagcaatgtctatataaattatggcacttccatagccacattgca contains:
- the LOC137236457 gene encoding uncharacterized protein isoform X1, giving the protein MAENPEIGKGFQKKSKDKVLAFWKKLNNSLNSMGPLSKSISEWKKVWIDQKRYVRNKAVENTKNRKKTGGGPCKQHVFSVLEQSILDITASVAAAEGVEDDKPFGLNATKSTGKQRENNSSDEDSSSSEDSEVELSCMDNSLDENSTETAGDTQRESALPAQKTSQQTRKKINPSELLNIELDVQKEMNDNVRKGLEIQSHHYTEIEGHLKELNQGLENFQNIQNSLLKETKRHNSEIERLRKIEVDRKLILINSQIEVQNLKILAAKKCLGID